The Gammaproteobacteria bacterium genome contains the following window.
GTCGGCATACCGCATACTGGCGATGCTGGCAGGCGGGGGCATTGCCCTGTTGATTTTTCTGACGACAGAAACAGGCAAGCGATTCGCCGCATTTGCTCGTGAAGCCAGAATAGAAATCCGCAAAGTTGTCTGGCCAACCAGATCGCAAACAGTCAAAACCACCCTTGTGGTCATGGTGTTTACGATCGTGATGGCTTTATTGCTATGGGCGGTTGATGCCATACTAGTCGTTTTAATCGAATGGATCATGAGGCTATGAGTATGGCAAAGCGTTGGTATGTTGTGCAGGCTTATTCTGGCTACGAGAATAAAGTTAAAAAATTGCTAGAAGAACGTGTGGCGTTGCATGGGCTTGATGACAAGTTCGGGCGGATTTTGGTGCCCACGGAAG
Protein-coding sequences here:
- the secE gene encoding preprotein translocase subunit SecE; protein product: MSAVETPKKSGLDLIKWLLALGIVIALIVGNHYYEDTIASAYRILAMLAGGGIALLIFLTTETGKRFAAFAREARIEIRKVVWPTRSQTVKTTLVVMVFTIVMALLLWAVDAILVVLIEWIMRL